In one window of Littorina saxatilis isolate snail1 linkage group LG11, US_GU_Lsax_2.0, whole genome shotgun sequence DNA:
- the LOC138979996 gene encoding uncharacterized protein, which yields MYPALVTPCKQDKSRADPLHVAEKAPQENKWGKKHSCKFCSKMVVKMSTHLTKVHAHGADVAAVLRLPKGSKERRNGFVRLLNEGDYKHNYDVLEGQSGTVIPKYRKAGRQVGQLSACRFCQGLYAKSLLSKHLHNCPQNPDPSKHLKWGECSKVGSYMLPIGKEKNSAFFQAVVGRMRDDAVMRVIANDSLIIKFGSRLFYKKDVEEHTRGNISSRLRELGRLVLELKAKSEMKVASLKQALDPIHFDLVIETVRAMAHFEEPSHAYKKGNLALKLGYSLKTCCKILVSEAIKSSDKLLLEKVQNFSSLLASDWHDSVSAGAAQSVTMAKMNKQLLLPSLKDVEKVNGVINEDMQSTEYSVLAKATLASLTIFNRKRGGELQRMKVQDFQVLQSSSIEEEMLKTLTTTEQKLVKILQRVEIKGKFTRPVPILLTPSMVHAVERLLKMRAEKDITSPYLFASSGEKPFRDSDVLRTYAQKAQVDSESLFTATNLRKQLATLSQAMELSKLEEDQLAGFLGHDIRIHRGVYRKPIQIVQKAKVASVLFKLNRGVDIPEEIDEKSLEEEILPADEENEDEEPAATASAEVSKEERPPSCSLSNENTAGACASVGDVSLTIAPATSTSAKGGKTLTQKRRPDGTKTQKKMPWKKEEIAAVEKHLAACFSMNKVPQKLEAERCKQAESSVLKHRSWKDIKYCVHNRLKQIRSK from the coding sequence ATGTATCCTGCCCTAGTTACACCTTGCAAACAAGACAAATCTAGAGCTGATCCTTTACATGTTGCAGAAAAAGCTCCCCAGGAAAACAAATGGGGTAAAAAACATTCATGCAAATTTTGTTCAAAAATGGTAGTAAAAATGTCGACACATTTGACAAAGGTCCATGCTCACGGAGCGGATGTGGCGGCAGTTTTGAGACTTCCCAAAGGATCCAAAGAGAGAAGGAACGGGTTTGTAAGATTGCTCAATGAGGGAGACTATAAACACAACTATGATGTGTTGGAAGGCCAGTCCGGAACAGTCATTCCAAAGTACAGAAAAGCAGGTCGCCAGGTAGGTCAACTTTCAGCCTGCAGGTTTTGCCAAGGGCTGTATGCCAAGTCCCTGTTGAGTAAGCATTTGCACAACTGTCCACAAAATCCAGATCCAAGTAAGCACTTGAAGTGGGGCGAGTGTTCCAAGGTAGGATCATACATGCTTCCCAttggaaaagaaaagaacagtgCCTTCTTTCAAGCTGTTGTTGGAAGAATGAGAGATGACGCCGTCATGAGAGTCATAGCAAATGACAGTCTGATCATCAAGTTTGGTTCCAGGTTGTTCTACAAAAAAGATGTGGAAGAACATACTAGGGGCAACATCAGCAGCCGGCTGAGAGAACTAGGGCGTTTGGTCTTGGAGTTAAAGGCAAAATCTGAAATGAAGGTTGCAAGCCTTAAACAAGCACTTGATCCTATCCATTTTGATTTGGTCATTGAAACAGTCCGAGCCATGGCTCACTTTGAAGAACCAAGCCATGCTTACAAGAAAGGGAACCTGGCTCTCAAACTTGGCTACTCTCTGAAGACCTGCTGTAAAATTCTTGTGTCGGAAGCCATCAAATCCAGTGACAAGCTTTTGCTGGAAAAAGTCCAAAACTTTTCTTCTCTCCTGGCGAGTGATTGGCATGATTCTGTCTCAGCAGGTGCTGCTCAGTCGGTCACAATGGCTAAAATGAACAAACAGCTCCTCCTTCCCTCTTTGAAAGACGTCGAGAAAGTGAATGGTGTGATCAACGAGGACATGCAATCAACTGAATACAGTGTCCTGGCCAAAGCCACACTAGCCTCTCTGACCATCTTCAACAGAAAAAGAGGAGGGGAGTTGCAGAGAATGAAAGTTCAGGACTTTCAAGTGTTGCAGTCGTCGTCAATTGAGGAGGAAATGCTGAAAACTCTGACAACAACTGAGCAAAAGCTTGTCAAGATCCTACAAAGAGTGGAAATCAAAGGAAAGTTCACACGACCTGTGCCCATCCTCTTGACACCAAGCATGGTTCATGCTGTTGAGCGTTTGTTGAAGATGAGAGCTGAGAAAGACATCACAAGTCCATACTTATTTGCCTCAAGTGGTGAGAAGCCCTTTAGGGACTCTGACGTCCTTAGGACCTATGCACAGAAGGCGCAGGTGGATTCTGAATCACTGTTCACAGCCACCAACCTCAGGAAACAACTAGCAACACTTAGCCAAGCGATGGAGTTGTCAAAGTTAGAGGAAGACCAACTGGCAGGCTTTCTCGGACATGACATTCGCATCCACAGGGGTGTCTACAGAAAGCCAATTCAGATTGTTCAGAAGGCAAAGGTAGCCAGTGTCCTCTTCAAACTCAACAGAGGTGTTGATATACCCGAAGAAATTGACGAAAAGAGTCTTGAAGAAGAAATTCTACCTGCAGATGAAGAGAATGAAGATGAGGAACCTGCTGCCACTGCCAGCGCTGAAGTGTCTAAAGAAGAAAGACCACCATCTTGCTCTCTTTCAAATGAAAATACAGCTGGAGCTTGTGCATCCGTTGGTGATGTTTCCCTTACCATCGCCCCAGCTACCAGTACATCAGCTAAAGGGGGTAAAACACTGACTCAGAAGAGAAGGCCTGATGGAACAAAAACTCAGAAGAAAATGCCttggaaaaaagaggaaattgCTGCAGTTGAGAAACATTTGGCTGCATGTTTTTCAATGAATAAAGTCCCGCAAAAACTTGAAGCAGAAAGATGCAAACAGGCAGAAAGTAGTGTTCTAAAGCACAGATCCTGGAAGGACATTAAATACTGTGTCCACAATCGTCTCAAGCAAATAAGGTCAAAGTAG
- the LOC138979997 gene encoding immunoglobulin superfamily member 22-like, which translates to MTSNTIQNLTTGSDYFFRVMAENKAGPSPPLEMDKPVRIKSPYVVPEPPTGPVYFSHLDATSVVLDWRAPRDDGGAPVLNYRIEVSQNQETWTEVTIVDGDLTKTKAKNLATDKKHYFRIFAINKVGTSKPLESDAVTPKRPVGPPGKPVGPLEAKAITRDSVQLDWKPPQDDGGLPITGYIIEKREAMRMTWSRADKTTDDEDTGGTCHWR; encoded by the exons ATGACCAGTAACACCATCCAGAACTTGACCACTGGGTCAGACTACTTCTTCCGTGTGATGGCAGAGAACAAGGCTGGGCCCAGTCCACCTCTGGAGATGGACAAGCCTGTTAGGATCAAGAGTCCTTATG TTGTTCCTGAACCTCCTACGGGACCCGTCTACTTCAGTCACTTGGATGCAACAAGTGTTGTCCTTGACTGGCGTGCGCCTCGAGATGATGGCGGTGCCCCTGTGCTTAACTACCGCATTGAGGTGTCGCAGAACCAGGAAACCTGGACAGAGGTGACCATTGTTGATGGTGACTTGACCAAGACCAAGGCAAAGAACCTGGCCACAGACAAGAAGCACTACTTCAGAATCTTCGCCATCAACAAAGTGGGAACCAGCAAACCGCTTGAGTCGGATGCTGTTACACCAAAGAGGCCTGTTG GACCACCGGGAAAACCAGTGGGACCTTTGGAAGCAAAGGCCATCACCCGCGACTCTGTCCAGCTGGACTGGAAGCCACCTCAAGATGACGGAGGCTTGCCCATCACTGGCTACATCATTGAGAAGCGTGAGGCCATGCGCATGACATGGAGTCGCGCTGACAAGACCACAGACGACGAGGACACTGGAGGGACTTGTCACTGGAGATGA
- the LOC138979998 gene encoding immunoglobulin superfamily member 22-like, whose product MSPYKKPSAPESLTATDVTETAVSLKWKPPTSDGGLPIKSYIVERRDKHWGSWVKAGTTKGTVTTLDVDGLVTGQEYYFRVSAENEEGVGPETEMKELVKPTREAGENVI is encoded by the exons ATGAGTCCTTACA AGAAACCATCAGCCCCAGAATCACTGACAGCAACAGACGTCACAGAAACAGCAGTGTCGCTGAAATGGAAGCCACCTACCAGCGACGGAGGACTGCCGATCAAGTCCTACATCGTCGAGCGTCGCGACAAGCACTGGGGTTCATGGGTTAAGGCCGGAACCACCAAGGGCACAGTGACGACTTTAGATGTGGATGGCTTGGTGACTGGACAGGAGTACTACTTCCGTGTCTCTGCCGAGAATGAGGAGGGAGTTGGGCCAGAAACTGAGATGAAGGAGCTGGTCAAACCAACAAGGGAAGCTGGTGAGAATGTCATTTGA